A segment of the Bradyrhizobium sp. CCBAU 53340 genome:
TGATCATGATCTCCGCGCAATCGCGTTCCGCGTTTGTCGCGAGGGAAAACCGCTGCGCACTTTGCCGGATCATGCTCCGATCCTGAATATCCATTCAGAATTCTCTGCCGGTTTCTCCGGAACGTTCCCGCGAATGCGCGGTTTAAGTTTGCATTCGATTGGAGGAGGACAGTCATGAAGAAGCTTGGTTATGTCGTTGCCGCTTTGGGTGCGCTCGCGGTTGCGGCGCCGACACTGGCGAGTGCTGAGACCGTCGTGGTCAGGCACGGCCATCACGGCCTGTACGGCGCGCGCGCCGAATTCCGCGAACATCGCGACTATGGCTGGCATCGCGGCTGGCATCATCACGACCGGGTCGTTGTGATCAGGCACGGCCATCACCACATGGACTACTAATGCGCAACGCAAATGGAAATGGCCCCTCGCGGGGCCATTTCTTTGCGTTCAATTCGACAGAGACGACGAGGCATGTACTCATGAGCCGCCGCGTCCGCTCCAATAGCGGCCGAACAGCGGACATCGATCTACTTCGGCTATGGGCCCAAGAGCTGACTCAGATGCCGACCGGTTCTCCGCTACGAGCAGCAGTCGTGTTCCAATTGCCAACAGATAGTGTCGCGGGAATATTACCCTTCGGCTACGAATACGTACCTGCTGCCATCCTTCGCCAGCGTGCCGGCGTTCGGCATCAGCCAGTGAGTACCCGAAATGGTGAGCTTGTCGGCGACCGCGCGATCGAAGATCTTCCTTCGCGTTTCGACAGCCATTTGCGGATCCTGGTCGATAGCGAGCTGCCACTCGGGATTTGTTGCAATGTGTGGCGCAAGATTGACGACGTCAGCGCTGATCAGGAACTGTTCGCTGCCGGAGGCGACCAGATGCGCGACCATTCCCGGGCTATGGCCGGGCGCCTGAACGGCGTGCACACCGGGCAGGAGTTCTGGTTCTCCCTCAAAGGTCCTGACGTTTTTCCAAGTCGCCACCGTGGCCTGAATTCGCCGGGCGAGTCCTTTGCGCGTCGGTCCGAGATCGATCGACTCGACCCCCGGGCGCGTCCACCAGTTCAATTCCGCAGCAGGCACTACGATGTCGGCATCCGGGAAGACCTGCGCATCGCTCTCATTGTTCATGAGGCCATAAATGTGGTCGCCGTGGAGATGGGAGATGAGGATCGTCTTGACTGCCTTGGGGTCAAGGCCCGCCGCCGCCATGCTCTCGAATAGCCGGCCGTTCCCCTCACCATAAATCGAATGACCGCCCGTACCCGAGTCGATCAGGACCACTTGATCGCGCAGCTTGAGCGCCGTGACGATAAACCGCAGGGGCGCCTGATTGTCGGGAAAACCGGCACCACGCAACACGGTCTTGACCTGTTCGACGCTGACATTCCTGACCATGCCCTCCCGCAGCGGAACGTCACGCATGCCATCGATCAGAGAGAAGA
Coding sequences within it:
- a CDS encoding MBL fold metallo-hydrolase translates to MSDISRRDGTLGAAGAYAAFGLDKPITFVDAAHAHQSVTQPFRKYRVGDIEIFSLIDGMRDVPLREGMVRNVSVEQVKTVLRGAGFPDNQAPLRFIVTALKLRDQVVLIDSGTGGHSIYGEGNGRLFESMAAAGLDPKAVKTILISHLHGDHIYGLMNNESDAQVFPDADIVVPAAELNWWTRPGVESIDLGPTRKGLARRIQATVATWKNVRTFEGEPELLPGVHAVQAPGHSPGMVAHLVASGSEQFLISADVVNLAPHIATNPEWQLAIDQDPQMAVETRRKIFDRAVADKLTISGTHWLMPNAGTLAKDGSRYVFVAEG